A part of bacterium genomic DNA contains:
- a CDS encoding UbiA family prenyltransferase, with translation MAPSTASSGYAVAPAVSAGARVRLLLALSRAAHALLDVATPALGAILCLGGALPPLSVSLLGLLTAGAAYLSVYALNDLVDCAADREKMRWAGGGVEGDYLDAVGVRHPLAQGLLSVRAAALWAGGWGLVAIVGAWRLNPVCAGIFLIGCALEALYCRLLTVSWLRVLVSGVVKTLGGVAAAFAVDPQPPPGFLALFFLWVFCWEIGGQNVPADWVDLDGDAAFGARTIPVRFGAAGAAWLALTALALATAGGALLLGGTAGTSSAPVVWTAAGAAAGLWFLLLPGARLLRQRSPAQAAALFNRASSYPLAMLALVLLGRLL, from the coding sequence ATGGCTCCTAGCACGGCGTCATCCGGGTACGCCGTCGCCCCCGCGGTCTCCGCCGGCGCGCGCGTCAGGTTGCTGCTGGCGCTCTCGCGCGCCGCGCACGCCCTCCTCGACGTGGCCACGCCCGCCCTCGGCGCCATCCTCTGTCTCGGGGGCGCCCTGCCGCCGCTGTCGGTCTCGCTGCTCGGCCTGCTGACGGCGGGGGCGGCGTACCTCAGCGTCTACGCCCTCAACGACCTGGTGGACTGCGCCGCGGACCGCGAGAAGATGCGCTGGGCGGGCGGCGGGGTCGAGGGCGATTATCTCGACGCCGTCGGCGTGCGCCACCCGCTCGCCCAGGGGTTGCTGAGCGTGCGCGCCGCCGCGCTCTGGGCGGGCGGCTGGGGTCTCGTGGCCATCGTCGGGGCGTGGCGGCTCAACCCGGTGTGCGCCGGGATCTTCCTCATCGGCTGCGCGCTGGAGGCGCTCTACTGCCGGCTGCTCACGGTGAGCTGGCTGCGGGTGCTCGTCAGCGGCGTGGTGAAGACCCTCGGCGGGGTCGCCGCGGCGTTCGCCGTGGACCCTCAGCCGCCTCCCGGCTTCCTGGCCCTCTTCTTCCTCTGGGTGTTCTGCTGGGAGATCGGCGGGCAGAACGTCCCCGCGGACTGGGTGGACCTGGACGGCGACGCGGCCTTCGGCGCGCGGACGATACCCGTCCGGTTCGGCGCGGCCGGCGCGGCCTGGCTCGCGCTGACGGCGCTGGCTCTCGCGACCGCCGGGGGCGCGCTCTTGCTGGGCGGGACCGCGGGGACGTCCTCCGCCCCGGTCGTGTGGACGGCGGCGGGCGCGGCGGCGGGCCTCTGGTTCCTGCTGCTCCCGGGCGCGCGGCTTCTGCGGCAGCGCTCGCCCGCGCAGGCGGCGGCGCTCTTCAACCGCGCGAGCTCCTACCCGCTGGCGATGCTTGCCCTCGTCCTGCTGGGCCGGCTTCTGTGA
- a CDS encoding DUF2231 domain-containing protein: MSGAPQEPAREVGAGELAANDGREGRPAWVAHGGSVYDVSASARWRGGMHMGRHRAGADLTAEIAAAPHGLEMLERVPRVGTFAAAEPVGPRVPRPLARLLERVPFLRRHPHPMTVHFPIVFLLSAGAFSVLSLLTGDAAFEQTGFSCLAGGLLFTPVAVLFGHLTWWLNYGARPLRAVRIKIALSYTALVLAGALFAWRWSNPALLRSGGGAGILYLAGLLALMPLVGTIGWFGASLVFPLEVTVRRGRS; this comes from the coding sequence GTGAGCGGCGCCCCGCAGGAGCCCGCGCGGGAGGTCGGTGCCGGAGAGCTTGCCGCGAACGACGGACGGGAGGGCCGGCCGGCGTGGGTCGCGCACGGCGGCAGCGTCTACGACGTGAGCGCCAGCGCGCGCTGGCGCGGCGGAATGCACATGGGGAGGCACCGCGCCGGCGCCGACCTGACGGCGGAGATCGCCGCCGCGCCGCACGGGCTGGAAATGCTGGAGCGCGTGCCGCGGGTCGGCACGTTCGCGGCGGCGGAGCCGGTCGGCCCGCGCGTGCCGCGGCCCCTGGCGCGGCTGCTGGAGCGGGTCCCGTTCCTCCGGCGCCACCCCCACCCGATGACCGTGCACTTCCCGATCGTCTTCCTGCTCTCGGCCGGGGCGTTCAGCGTCCTCTCGCTGCTCACGGGCGACGCGGCCTTCGAGCAGACGGGGTTCTCCTGCCTCGCGGGCGGCCTGCTCTTCACGCCGGTCGCGGTCCTCTTCGGCCACCTCACGTGGTGGCTGAACTACGGCGCACGGCCGCTGCGCGCCGTCCGCATCAAGATCGCTCTCTCGTACACGGCGCTCGTCCTCGCCGGCGCGCTCTTCGCGTGGCGCTGGTCGAACCCGGCGCTGCTGCGCTCGGGGGGGGGCGCCGGCATCCTCTACCTCGCGGGACTGCTGGCGCTGATGCCCCTGGTCGGCACCATCGGCTGGTTCGGCGCGTCGCTGGTCTTCCCGCTCGAGGTCACGGTGCGCCGCGGCCGCAGTTGA